AGGCGGGCATGCCGCTGTACGGCCACGAGCTGACGACCGCCCTCACCCCCTTCGACGCCGGTCTCGGCCGGGTCGTCAAGTTCGAGAAGACGACCAACGACGGCCGCTTCGTCGGCCGTGAGGCGCTCGAGAAGGCCGCCGAGCGCGCCGAGACCGCCCCGCCGCGCAAGCTCGTCGGCCTGGTCGCCGAGGGCCGCCGGGTCCCGCGCGCCGGGTTCTCCGTCGTCAAGGACGGCGTGGTGATCGGCGAGGTGACCTCGGGCGCCCCGTCCCCGACCCTCGGGAAGCCGATCGCGATCGCCTACGTGGACGCGGCGCACGCCACGCCCGGCACCGAGGGTGTAGGTGTGGACATCCGCGGCACCCACGAGGCGTACGAGGTCGTGGCGCTGCCGTTCTACAAGCGCCAGAAGTGACGCAGTCGTCTCATCCCGGGTCTCATCCCGCGAGACCCACGTTCATCAGTACTCCCCCGATCCAGGAGAATCAGGTCATGAGCAACCCCCAGCAGCTGCGCTACACCAAGGAGCACGAGTGGCTGACGGCCGCCGAGGACGGCGTCGCGACGGTCGGCATCACGGAGTTCGCGGCCAACGCGCTCGGTGACGTCGTCTACGCCGACCTCCCCGAGGTCGGCGCGACCGTCACCGCGGGCGAGACCTGTGGCGAGCTGGAGTCGACGAAGTCCGTGAGCGACCTGTACTCCCCCGTCACGGGTGAGGTCGTCGCCAGGAACCAGGACGTGGTGGACGACCCGTCGCTGGTGAACTCGGCTCCGTTCGAGGGTGGCTGGCTGTTCAAGGTACGTGTCGCGGGCGAGCCGGACGAGCTGCTCTCCGCCGACGAGTACACCGCGTTCTCCGCCGGCTGAGACCGGGCCCGAGACCCCTAGGGATCGATTCATGTCGCTTCTGAACACTCCCCTCCACGAGCTGGACCCCGACGTCGCCGCCGCCGTCGACGCCGAGCTCCTTCGTCAGCAGTCCACCCTCGAGATGATCGCCTCGGAGAACTTCGCTCCGGTCGCGGTCATGGAGGCCCAGGGCTCCGTCCTCACCAACAAGTACGCCGAGGGCTACCCGGGCCGCCGCTACTACGGCGGCTGCGAGCACGTCGACGTGGCCGAGCAGATCGCGATCGACCGGGTCAAGGACCTGTTCGGCGCCGAGTACGCCAACGTCCAGCCGCACTCCGGCGCCTCCGCGAACCAGGCCGCCCTCTTCGCGATCGCCCAGCCCGGCGACACGATCCTGGGTCTGGACCTGGCGCACGGCGGCCACCTCACCCACGGCATGCGCCTGAACTTCTCCGGCAAGCAGTTCAACGTGGTCGCGTACCACGTGGACGAGGCCGGTCTGGTCGACATGGCCGAGGTCGAGCGCCTCGCCAAGGAGCACCGCCCCAAGGTCATCATCGCGGGATGGTCCGCCTACCCGCGTCAGCTGGACTTCGCGGAGTTCCGCCGGATCGCCGACGAGGTCGAGGCGTTCCTGTGGGTCGACATGGCCCACTTCGCGGGCCTGGTCGCGGCCGGTCTGCACCCGAACCCGGTCCCGTACGCGGACGTGGTGACCTCCACCACGCACAAGACGCTCGGCGGCCCCCGCGGCGGCATCATCCTCGCGAAGAAGGCGTTCGCGAAGAAGCTGAACTCCTCGGTCTTCCCCGGCTTCCAGGGCGGCCCGCTGGAGCACGTGATCGCGGCCAAGGCCGTCTCCTTCAAGGTCGCGGCCTCGGAGGACTTCAAGGAGCGCCAGCAGCGCACCCTGGACGGCGCCCGCATCCTCGCCGAGCGCCTGGTCCAGGACGACGTCACCGCGCACGGTGTCTCGGTCCTGTCCGGCGGTACGGACGTGCACCTGGTCCTGGTCGACCTGCGGAACTCCGAGCTCGACGGCCAGCAGGCCGAGGACCGGCTCCACGAGGTCGGCATCACGGTCAACCGGAACGCCGTTCCGAACGACCCGCGGCCGCCGATGGTCACCTCGGGTCTGCGCATCGGCACGCCGGCGCTCGCGACCCGCGGCTTCGGGACCGAGGACTTCACCGAGGTCGCCGACATCATCGCGGAGACCCTGAAGCCGGGCTTCGACGGCGAGAAGGCCGAGGCCCTCAAGGCCCGGGTGACCGCGCTGGCCGACAAGCACCCGCTGTACCCCGGCCTGAAGTAATTTCGTACCCTTTTGTTCGTACGAACGTTTGGGGCATCGCGCACACTGAAGGGTGAGCGCGGTGCCCCACCCCGTGTCGTGCCCCGTTTCGATCTTCCTGCTCCGTTCTGCACCACCCCGGCAGACAACGGCGTCTAGCCCCCACAAGGAGTCCCTCCGTGGCCATCTCGGTCTTCGACCTGTTCTCGATCGGTATCGGCCCGTCGAGCTCCCACACGGTGGGCCCGATGCGCGCGGCCCGGATGTTCGCCCGCCGGCTCAAGAACGAGGGCCTGCTCGCCCACACCGCGGCCATACGCGCGGAGCTGTACGGCTCGCTGGGCGCGACCGGCCACGGCCACGGCACCCCCAAGGCGGTGCTCCTCGGCCTGGAGGGCAGCTCGCCCCGCACGGTGAACGTCGAGACCGCGGACGACGAGGTCGAGCGGATCAAGTCGAGCGGCCGGATCAACCTCCTCGGCGCGCACGAGATCCCCTTCGACTTCGACGCCGACCTGATCCTGCACCGCCGCAAGGCGCTCCCGTACCACGCCAACGGGATGACGATCTTCGCGTACGACGCCGAGGGCGCGCTGGTCCTGGAGAAGACGTACTACTCGGTCGGCGGCGGCTTCGTCGTCGACGAGGACGCCGTCGCGGGCGAGAACCCGATCGTCCCCGACGACACCGTCCTGAAGTACCCCTTCCGCACCGGTGACGAACTGCTGCGGCTCGCCAAGGAGACCGGCCTCTCGATCTCCTCGATGATGCTGGAGAACGAGAAGGCCTGGCGCACCGAGGAGGAGATCCGCGCGGGTCTCCTGGAGATCTGGCGGGTCATGCAGGCCTGCGTCTCGCGCGGCATGTCCCGCGAGGGCATCCTGCCCGGCGGCCTGAAGGTGCGCCGCCGCGCCGCGAACACGGCCCGCAAGCTGCGCTCCGAGGGCGACCCCGCGGCACTCGCGATGGAGTGGATCACCCTCTACGCGATGGCCGTGAACGAGGAGAACGCGGCGGGCGGCCGGGTGGTCACCGCCCCGACGAACGGCGCGGCCGGCATCATCCCGGCGGTCCTGCACTACTACATGAACTTCGTGCCCGGCGCGGATGAGGACGGCATCGTCCGCTTCATGCTGGCGGCCGGCGCGGTCGGCATGCTCTTCAAGGAGAACGCCTCCATCTCCGGCGCCGAGGTCGGCTGCCAGGGCGAGGTCGGCTCGGCCTGCTCGATGGCGGCCGGCGCGCTCGCCGAGGTCCTCGGCGGCACCCCCGAGCAGGTGGAGAACGCGGCCGAGATCGGCATGGAGCACAACCTGGGCCTGACCTGCGACCCGGTCGGCGGCCTCGTGCAGATCCCGTGCATCGAGCGGAACGGCATGGCGGCGGTCAAGGCGGTCACGGCCGCGAAGATGGCGATGCGCGGCGACGGCAGCCACCTGGTCTCCCTCGACAAGGTCATCAAGACCATGAAGGAGACGGGCGCGGACATGAGCGTCAAGTACAAGGAGACCGCGCGCGGCGGTCTCGCGGTGAACATCATCGAGTGCTGAACCGTTTCACCGCACGGCCTGGCGCCGGTGCTCCGGAAGAGGCACCTCCGCCGGGCCGTCGCTGTAGTGTCCGCGTCATGACGACGCAGACTCAGACGGAGACCGCCGACGCGGAATGTCTTGCCCTCACCCGCAGCCTGAGGCGCCGCGGCGCGATCGTCCTCGCCGTGTTCGGCCTCGTCTGGGCCTTCGCGGGAGGTTCCGGGATCGCGGCGGCTCCGGCGTCGGTCGCCGTCGGCGTGGTCGCGGCCGTCGTGACCGCCGGCGCGGTCGTGATCGCCTTCCGGGGCACCAGGGGCCCGGTGAACCGCCCGGTCCGGCTGCCGGAGAAGTGGAACCGCGGGGTCGGCCTGGTCAACGCCGCCGAGCTCGTGGCGATCTTCGCAGTGATCGCCGCGTCGAACGCCTCGGGCCACCCGGAGTTCATCCCGGTCGGGATCGGTCTCGTCGTCGGACTGCACTTCTTCCCCCTGGCGCGCCTCTTCGACCAGCGGCAGTACACGGGGACGGCGGTCGCCCTGACGGCGGTCGCCCTGGTGGGTCTCGCTGTCCTCGCGGCCGGCTCCTCGGCGGAGACGATCCGCGCGGTGGTGGGCCTGGGCGCGGCGGTCGTGCTGTGGGCCTCGTCCTTCCACGTGGCCCTGAAGGGCTGAGCGGCTTTCTCGGGTTCAGGGCGCGATCCAGTGCGGGTCGGGCACGACCGTGAGGAGTGCCGAGACGACGACGATCACCCCGAGCGCGGCCACTTCGATCCGCGCCGGGGCCTCGGCGTCGCCGCCGGACAGCATCCGGCTCCTGGCCGCCACGGCCAGCAGGCTCACCCCGCCGAACAGCAGCAGCTTGACCAGCAGGATCCGGCCGTAGGCCGTGGTCAGGACGGCGTCCGACGGCAGCCTCCGAAGGGTGGAGGCCGTGCCGGTGACGACGAGGGCCGCGTAGACGCAGGCGGCCATCCGGGCGTAGCGGACGAGGACCTCGCGGCCGCCGCGCCGCAGCCGCATGGTGCGCAGCACGTACAGGAGCGTGCCGAGCCACAGTGAGGCGCCCGTGAGGTGGACGACGGTGAGTCCGATGCCCACGAGCGGGGTGTACGTCTCGGTGTGGGCCCGCACCGCCTCGGTCACGACCGCGACGGCGAGCGGGGCGGCGGCGAGGCCCGGGCGGCGGGAGGCGGCGCACACGGCGGCCAGGGCGAAGGCGTTGGCGGTGACGAGCAGCAGGCGGCCCTCGCGCAGCCCGTAGACGACGGGCAGGCTCAGCCCGCTGACGACGGCGAGGAGCAGCAGGAGTCCGGCGGAGGCGGCCGCGGCGAGCAGGGCGGCGGGCACGGACAGGGCGCGGGGCCGGGGCCCGTCCCCGGCGAGGCGGCGTCCAACAAATTCGCCGACGTGGACGGCGAGGCCCGTGAGGACGAGGAAGCGCAGGAGCGCGGTGGTGCCGGCGGCGGGTATCCGGAGCTCGCCGGTGCCCGTCTGGGCGAGGCCGGCCCCCAGCAGGGCGAGGCCGATGACGGCGATGGCGGCGACCGCGGCGAGGACCGCCGCCGTAGGACGGCTCGGGGTGCCGAAGGGTCCGGGAAGCGTCACCGGACGATCGTCACCGAGCCCCGGACGGGCGGCAACTCAGCGTTGCGCCGCCCGCCCGGGCGGGCGGATCAGGCCTTGCTGTAGTGGGCCCAGAACTCGTCCCAGGACAGGACGCCGTCGCCGTTGCTGTCACGCTGCTTGATGAGCACCTCGGCGACCGTCTCGGTGACGTTGAAGTCGCCGAACTGCGCCATGAGGCTCTTGTACTCCGCGGCGGTGATGAAGCCGTCCCCGTCCGCGTCGAACTTGTTGAATGCCGTGCGTGCCGACTCGATGTCCGCCACTGCTTCCGCCCCTTCTCGGTGCTTATCTGACGGTGGTCAGATTAGCGGGCCCGCCGCTGCCGGATGAGGGCGGTACGACGGCGGGGACGCCTAGCGGAAGATGCCCGTGTGGCCGAGGGAGTAGCGGCCGGGCTGGGGGTAGACCGCGAGGCCGTGGGGGCCGCCGCCCACGGGGATGCGGGCGAGCTGCTTGCCGCTCGTGGTGTCGATCGCGTAGACCTCGGAGTCGTAGCGGCCCGACAGCCACAGCACCTTGCCGTCGGCGGAGACGCCGCCCATGTCGGGGGAGCCGCCGTCCGGGAGCCACCACTTCTTGGTGAGCTTGTTCTTGCCGAAGTCGAAGACGGAGACCGAGCCCTCGCCGCGGTTGGGGACGTACATCTCGCGCGAGTCCCGGCTGACGTAGAGGCCGTGGGCGCCCTTGCCGGTGGCCAGCAGGGTCGGGGTGGTGAACTTCTCGCCGTCGAGGACCCACATGCCGTGGGCCATCATGTCGGCGACGTAGAAGGTCTTCCCGTCCGGGGAGATCTTCACGTCCTGGGGCATGGCGCCCTCGAAGGGCAGTTTCTGCTGGCCGATCACCTCCATCTTCTCCGTGTCGACCTTGAGGAGTTCGCCGGAGAACTCGCAGGAGACGACGAAGTACCGTCCGTCGGCGGAGAAGTCGGCGTGGTTGACGCCGTAGCAGCTCACCGGGACGGTCTTCTTCCGTTCCATGGTGTGCGGGTCGCGGAAGACGAGTTCGCGGTCGAGCGAGGCCATCACGATGGCGTACTTGCCGTTGGGCGTGAAGTAGAGGTTGTACGGGTCGTGGACCTCGACCGGCTTGCCCGCGACTCCGGTGGCGGGGTCGATGGGGGTGAGGGTGTGGCCCCGGTTGTTGTTGACCCAGAGGGTCTTCATGTCCCAGGAGGGCACGACGTGCTGGGGCTGGATGCCGACCGGGATCGTCTCGACGACCCGGTAGGTCGCGGGGTCGATGACCGAGACGGTGTTGGAGTTGGTGTTGGGGACGTAGACCCGGGAGGGGAAGTCCTTGACCACCGGGGAGAGCTTGTTCGGCCGGTCGGCGGCGTAGACGTCGTTCGGGTCGAGGAGCGGCGGCATGCCGGGGAGCCCGGCGGGCGCCGCGGCCGGCTTGGGTACGGCGGGCGCGGCGGCCTTCTTGACCCCGGCAGTGCCCTTCTCGGGCTGGTTCGCGCCGCCGCAGCCCGCGAGGGTGACGAGCAGGGCCGCGGCGAGGAGGGCTCCGCTTCGCCCGGTGAGGTGTGCCATCAGGTCAGCAGCTCCGTGGTGGTGACCGCGCGCAGTCCGCGGCGGTCGAGGTCGGCGAGGAGGAAGGGCAGCGCGGCGGCGGTGTCCGGGTAGCCGAAGTGCAGGCTGACGACGGATCCGGGCCGGACGGGGTCGGTGACGTTGCGGACGATCGCGGCGGCGCCGGGTGAGGTGAAGTCGAGGGAGTCGACGTCGTACGAGAGGGTGTGCGGGTATCCGGCGCGGTGGGCGGCGCGCAGGACGGCGGGGGTGGCCTGCCGGGTCCTGGAGGGCCGGAACCAGGTGCCGACGGAGCCGGTGAGGCGGCGCAGGCGGGTGGCGCAGGCCTCGATCTCGGCGTGGGCCTCGGTCTCGGTCATGGCGTTGATGTCGGTGTGGTGCTGGGTGTGGTTGCCGAGGTCGTGTCCGCCGTCGAGGATGCGGCGGGCCATGCCGGGGTGTTCGTCGAGCCAGCTGCCGACGGCGAGGACGGTGACGCGGGCGCCGGCCTGCTCCGCCTGGTCGAGGAGGGTGCGGGCGAGGGCGGGGTCGCCCTGGCCGTGGAAGGTGAGGGCGACCCGGGGCCGGTCGCGGGGGCCGTGGTCGATCTCGGCGGGGAGGCCGGGAAAGCGGTGCGGGGCGGGGGCGGCGGCGGGCGCGGTTCCGGGCTCGGCTCCGGGCGTGGCTCCGGGCGTGGCCCCGGGGCTGCGGGAGGCGGGGTCGGGGCGGGGCTCCGTACCGCAGGCGGTGGCGAGGGCTCCCGCGAGGGCGGCGGTCGCGCCCGCCCGGAGGGCACCGCGGCGGTCGGTGGGCTTCACGCGACCAGTAAAGAAGGATGTCGACCGAATCGTGATGATTAGGCCGATTCAGGACGTTTGCGGGCCACTCCTGGGTGTCCACTATGCGGACGAGCCGGGGAAACAAGCGATGAACCGCATAGTCATTCAATGTTTGCAAGGCGAGTGCCGCAAGTCACCAATGATTCATAGACGATCGATCCCCATTTGCCCGTTTCTGTACCGGTAGGGACTTTTGGCGGCAAGGCTGTCTGTCTGCCATAGTCGGAGACACGACCCCCATTGACCCGGGCCAGGTCGACATAGCAGCCGTGGATACACCCCCCCCGTCCACGGCGCACCACACGAGAGCCCCCAGGCGCCCTACTATGGCGGACGGGGGCTTTCGTGCGTCAGGCGCGGTCGGCGACCCGCATCTCGAACCAGGTCGTCTTGCCGCGCGGCGCGAGGTCCACGCCCCAGCGGTCGGAGAGCTTGTCGACGAGGAAGAGCCCCCGGCCGCTCGTGTCGAGCTCGCTCACGGGCATCAGGCAGGGCAGCCCGCGCGAGGGGTCGCGGACCTCGATCCGGATCCAGCCGCGCCGCCGGTGCAGCCGTAGCGCGAAGGACCGGGCGCCGGTGTGCCGGACGGCGTTGCCGACGAGTTCCGAGACGAGCAGCACCGCGTGCTCGGCGATCTGCGGGCCGAGCCCCCACTGGCGCAGGACCACGCCCTGGGTGAGCCGGCGGGCCACCCATGCGGACTCGGGCCGGGACGGCAGCGTCACGTCCTCCTCGGCCGGGTTGCCGTACAACTCCAGTACGCCGGCGCCCTGTTCGTCGTCCACGGCCGGTGACCACCGTGCGGCGGCGGCGCTGCCGCGCTGCCACGGTTGCTCCGTACCCTCCAGGCCCGCCATGCCCCCATCATGGCCGCACGGAGCCCTCCGCGGGGGCCGTTCCGGCGGAATCGGCCCCCGCGGAGACGGTCAGGGCCTGGCTTAGGCGAACTTCGCCTTGCCCGGGCCCTCCTCGACGAAGCTGCGCATCCCGGTCTCGCGGTCCGCGGTCGCGAACAGCCCCGCGAACCAGGTGCGTTCGATGGCGAGACCGGTGTCGATGTCGGCCTCCAGACCCTGGTCGACCGCCTCCTTCGCGGCCCGCAGGGCGACCGCCGGACCCTGCGCCAGCTTCGCGGCCCAGGCGTGCGCCTGCTCGTACACCTCGGCGGCCGGGACGACCCGGTCGACCAGGCCGAGGGTGAGGGCCTCGTCCGCCTTCACCATGCGGCCGGTGAAGATGAGGTCCTTGGCGCGGGAGGGGCCGATCAGCCGGGAGAGCCGCTGGGTGCCGCCGGCGCCGGGGATCAGACCGAGCAGGATCTCGGGCTGGCCCAGCTTCGCGTTGTCGGCGGCGATCCGGTAGTCGGCGCAGAGCGCGAGCTCGCAGCCGCCCCCGAGGGCGTAGCCGGTGATCGCGGCGACGACGGGCTTGGGGATGCGGGCGATCGCCGTGAAGGAGTCCTGGAGGGCGCGCGAGCGCTTGACCATGGCCACGTGGTCCATGACCTGCATCTCCTTGATGTCCGCGCCGGCCGCGAACACCTTCTCGCCGCCGTAGAGGATCACGGCCCGCACGTCGTCGCGGTCGGTCGCCTCCTGGGCCAGCTCGCGCAGCCGGTCCTGGACGGCGATGTCGAGGGCGTTCATCGGGGGGCGGTCGAGGCGGATCGTGCCGACACCATCGGCGACTTCGAGGTTCACAGTCATGGGAGGAAGGTTAGTCCGCGTTAACGCCGAGGGGCCCGGTGCTGTTGCTCACAGCACCGGGCCCCTCGGGAGTGTCTTAAGCGGTCCACTCCGACCACGGCATGTTCCAGCCGTTGAGGCCGTTCTCCGGCTGGATCTGCTTGTCCTTGGAGTTCTTCACGACGATCACGTCACCGATGATCGAACGGTCGAAGAACCAGGCCGCGGGGGTCGAACTGTCGCCCGCGCCGCGCGTGTCCGACAGACCGACGCAGCCGTGGCTGACGTTGGAGGAACCGAAGGTGCTCTTCGGGGCCCAGTAGTTGCCGTGCACGAAGGTGCCCGAGGTGGAGAGCCGCATCGCGTGCGGGACGTCCTTGATGTCGTACTCGCCGCCGAAGCCGACCGTGGCCCCGTTCATGCGGGTCACCTTGTACTTCTCGCTGATGACCATCTGGCCGTTGTACGTGGTCGTCGACGGGGCGCCCGCGGTGATCGGCAGCGTCTTGATGATCGCGCCGTCCCGCTCGATCTTCATCGTCTTGGCACTCGCGTCGACGGTGGAGACCTGGCGACGGCCGATGGTGAAGGTGATGGTCTTCTTCTGCTTGCCGTAGACGCCCGGGCGTCCCTCGACGCCGTCCAGGTTGAGGTCGACGGTGACCTTGGTGCCCGCGGCCCAGTACTCCTCCGGGCGGAAGTCGAGGCGGTCGTTGCCGAACCAGTGCCCCTCGATCTCCACGGCCGGCTCGGCCGTCACCTTGATGGCCTTCTCGACGGCCTCCGGGTCGGTGATGCCCCGGGTGAAGTTGACGGAGACCGGCATGCCGACGCCGACGGTCGAACCGTCCTCCGGCGTGTAGTGGCCGATGAAGGTGTTCTTCGGGACCAGGGTGGTGAAGGTGGTGTCCTTCGCCGACTCACGGCCCTCGGCGTCCTTCGCGATCGCGTGGACCTTGTACTGCGTCCCCGCCGAAAGGTGGGCGCTGGGCGCCCAGCTGGCCCCGTCCGCCGCGATCTTGCCCTCGACCGCGGCACCCTTGGAGTCGGCGACCGTGACCGTGGTCAGCTTGCCCTGCGCCGCGGTGACCTTGAGGGCCCCGCTGGTGGCGACCGAGTCGGCGCCGTCCTTCGGAAGGATCGTCACGACCGCCTGGGAGGCGGCGTTCTCCGGCTTGCCGCTCCCCTGCGACGCCGGGTCCTGGCCCCCCTTGCCGCCGCCGGTGGCGGTCTCGCCGCCGCCGCAGGCGGTGAGGACGATGAGCAGCGCCCCCGCGGCCAGCGCCTGCAGACGGACGCCCCCGCGTCGTCGGCCGCGCCGGCCGTTCGCTCCTACCGATGCCCCCGATATCGGCTGCCCGTTCACTGTGGTCGTCTCCCCTCACGCGGCCTGGCAACGCCACGGCCCCACCCCCGTGCGCATCCACTCGCGCACACGGCGCTAGATAATCACACCGCAGGACACGAAAGATCCTCGCGAATGTCACCGTTCCGTCCCGATCGACGTGCTAGGGCGAAAGGGCGATGACCTGGTGACGAAAGGGACGCAAGGGGGGACGCGAGAGGGACCCGCGAGGGACCCGCGAGGGACCCGAGAGGCTCAGCGCAGCGCCGAACCGGCCTTCCACTGGACCCAGTCCATGTTCCATCCACCGAGCCCGTTGTCGGGAGCGACCTTCCGGTCACGCGAGTTGACGACCTCCACCACGTCGCCGATGAGCGTCCGGTCGAAGAACCAGCCCGCCGGGGAGTCCGCGCTGCCGCCCTTCTCGTCCCGCAGCCCCACACAGCCGTGGCTGACGTTCGCGGTGCCGAACGTACCGGGCGAGGCCCAGTAGTTGCCGTGCAGGAAGGTCCCCGACTCGGTGAGCCGCATCGCGTGCGGGACGTCCTTGATGTCGTACTCGCCGCCGAAGCCGACCGTCCGCCCGTCCATCCGCGTCACGTCGTACAGCTCCGTGACGACCATCTTCCCGTTGTACGTGGTGGTCTTCGGCGCGCCCGCGGTGATCGGCACGGTGGTCAGGACCTCGCCGTTCCTGCGGACCTCCATGGTGTGCGCGGCGGCGTCGACCAGGGAGACCTGGGAGCGGCCGACGGTGAAGCCGACCTTCTTGCGCTGGATGCCGTACACCCCGGGCGCCCCCTCGACGTCGCGGAGCGCGAGCTCGACGGTGACCTTCGTCCCGGGCTGCCAGTACGCGGCGGGGCGGAAGTCGAGCCGCTCCTTGCCGAACCAGTGGCCGACGACCTCGACCGGCGGGTCCGAGGTGATCCGGACGGCGCGCTCGACGGCGTCCCGGTTCTCGATGGGCCGGTTGAAGGAGAAGGAGACGATCATGCCGGTGCCGACAGTGGAACGGTTCTCCGGCTTGAAGTAGCCGATGAACCGGCTCTCCGGCACCACCGTCGTGAAGGTGGTGTGCCGGGCCGAGCGGCGGCCGTGCGCGTCGAGCGCGACGGCGTCCACGCTGTACTTGGCGGCCAGCGCCAGCCGGGCGTCGGCCCGGGGCCGCCAGCGCAGCCCGTCGGCGGAGATCTCGCCGGCGACCCGGGTCCGCTGGGCGTCCTCGACCTGGACGACCGTCACCCGTTCGAGCCGCCCGCTGTCCACCCGTACCTCGACGGGTCCCTCGGCAGGCACCCCCCGGCTGCCGTCCTCCGGATTCACCCGGATGACGTCCCCGGGGGCCCGCGCCTTGCCCGGCAGGGAGATGTCGATGCCCCCCTGGCCGTCCGTTCCTGTGCAGCCCACGAGGCCCGCCATCAGTCCCGCCACCGCGAGGGCGTACCCCGCCCGCTTCCATACACGATTCACGCTCGGCCCAACGACAGCCCCCCTCCAGGGGAAACGTGCGTGCGGGCCATGTTGGGAGCACGGCCGTGCGGGCAGAACAGGGAGGACGACGGGAAAGAGCGACGCGTGGGAGTGGCGGCCGGGACGCCGCCGCTCCCGCGGGTGCGGGCCCCACGAGCCGCGGGAGGCCGGGACGGTGTCGAGCGCAGCCGAGCAGGAGGCGGTACAGGAGCATGCCCTGGAGCGGGCCGGGCCGGAGGGGGCGAGCAGGACACCCCCTCCGGTGTGGCCGGGGGCGCCGACGCCCCTCGGTGCCCGCTGCCGGGTCGGGCCCGGTGGGGTGACGGGCACCAACTTCGCCCTGTGGGCGGGGGGCGCGGAGGCCGTGGAGCTGTGCCTCTTCGACGCGGACGGCACGGAGCGGCGGCTGCCGCTGACCGAGCTGACCCATGAGATCTGGCACGGCTTCGTGCCCGGGGTCGGCGCCGGGCAGCGGTACGGCTACCGGGTGCACGGCCGCTGGGACCCGTGGACGGGTGCCCGCTGGAACCCGGCGAAGCTGCTCCTCGACCCGTACGCGCGAGCCGTCGAGGGAGACTTCGCGCTCCCTCCCGAGGTGTACGGACACGTACGGGACTGGCCTCAGCAGCATGTCGCCGACACCGTCCGCGACGACCGGGACTCCGCTCCGTACGTTCCGAAGGGGGTCGTCGTCCACGACGACGACGACTGGTCGGACGACCGCAGGCCCAAGACGCCCTGGCAGGACTCCGTCATCTACGAGCTGCACGTGAAGGGCTTCACCCAGCAGCACCCCGGCATCCCGGAGCGGCTCCGCGGCACGTACGCGGGGCTCGCGCACCCGGCGGCGATCGAGCACCTCGTACGGCTGGGAGTGACGGCCGTGGAACTGCTCCCGGTCCACCAGTTCGCGCACGAGGACCACCTCCTCCGGCGCGGGCTGAAGAACTACTGGGGCTACAACTCCCTCGGCTACTTCGCCCCGCACGCCGCCTACTCGTCCTCCGGGACGACCGGGCAGCAGGTCGGCGAGTTCAAGCGGATGGTGCGGGCGCTGCACGCGGCCGGGATCGAGGTCATCCTCGACGTCGTCTACAACCACACGGCGGAGGCGGGCGAGCTGGGCCCCACCCTCTCCCTCAAGGGCATCGACAACCGCGGCTACTACCGGCTCCAGTCCGACGCCCGCCGGTACGCCGACTACACGGGCTGCGGCAACACGCTGCACGTCGTCCAGCCGCAGGTGCTGCGCCTCATCACCGACTCGCTGCGCTACTGGGTGACGGAGATGGGCGTCGACGGCTTCCGCTTCGACCTGGCGGCGGCCCTGGCCCGCTCGATGCACGACGTCGACATGCTGTCCCCGTTCCTGGCGGTCATCGCCCAGGACCCGGTCCTGCGCCGGGTCAAACTGATCGCCGAGCCCTGGGACGTCGGCAACGGCGGCTACCAGGTAGGGGCCTTCCCTCCTCTCTGGACCGAGTGGAACGACCGCTACCGGGACGCCGTACGGGACTTCTGGCGGGGCGCCCTGCCCGACGTGCGGGACCTCGGCTACCGGCTCTCCGGCTCCAGCGACCTGTACGCCTGGGGCGGGCGGCGGCCGTACGCCTCCGTCAACTTCGTCACCGCGCACGACGGTT
The sequence above is a segment of the Streptomyces sp. NBC_01255 genome. Coding sequences within it:
- a CDS encoding YncE family protein; translation: MAHLTGRSGALLAAALLVTLAGCGGANQPEKGTAGVKKAAAPAVPKPAAAPAGLPGMPPLLDPNDVYAADRPNKLSPVVKDFPSRVYVPNTNSNTVSVIDPATYRVVETIPVGIQPQHVVPSWDMKTLWVNNNRGHTLTPIDPATGVAGKPVEVHDPYNLYFTPNGKYAIVMASLDRELVFRDPHTMERKKTVPVSCYGVNHADFSADGRYFVVSCEFSGELLKVDTEKMEVIGQQKLPFEGAMPQDVKISPDGKTFYVADMMAHGMWVLDGEKFTTPTLLATGKGAHGLYVSRDSREMYVPNRGEGSVSVFDFGKNKLTKKWWLPDGGSPDMGGVSADGKVLWLSGRYDSEVYAIDTTSGKQLARIPVGGGPHGLAVYPQPGRYSLGHTGIFR
- a CDS encoding polysaccharide deacetylase family protein, producing the protein MKPTDRRGALRAGATAALAGALATACGTEPRPDPASRSPGATPGATPGAEPGTAPAAAPAPHRFPGLPAEIDHGPRDRPRVALTFHGQGDPALARTLLDQAEQAGARVTVLAVGSWLDEHPGMARRILDGGHDLGNHTQHHTDINAMTETEAHAEIEACATRLRRLTGSVGTWFRPSRTRQATPAVLRAAHRAGYPHTLSYDVDSLDFTSPGAAAIVRNVTDPVRPGSVVSLHFGYPDTAAALPFLLADLDRRGLRAVTTTELLT
- a CDS encoding ATP-binding protein is translated as MAGLEGTEQPWQRGSAAAARWSPAVDDEQGAGVLELYGNPAEEDVTLPSRPESAWVARRLTQGVVLRQWGLGPQIAEHAVLLVSELVGNAVRHTGARSFALRLHRRRGWIRIEVRDPSRGLPCLMPVSELDTSGRGLFLVDKLSDRWGVDLAPRGKTTWFEMRVADRA
- a CDS encoding enoyl-CoA hydratase/isomerase family protein, which produces MTVNLEVADGVGTIRLDRPPMNALDIAVQDRLRELAQEATDRDDVRAVILYGGEKVFAAGADIKEMQVMDHVAMVKRSRALQDSFTAIARIPKPVVAAITGYALGGGCELALCADYRIAADNAKLGQPEILLGLIPGAGGTQRLSRLIGPSRAKDLIFTGRMVKADEALTLGLVDRVVPAAEVYEQAHAWAAKLAQGPAVALRAAKEAVDQGLEADIDTGLAIERTWFAGLFATADRETGMRSFVEEGPGKAKFA
- a CDS encoding L,D-transpeptidase yields the protein MNGQPISGASVGANGRRGRRRGGVRLQALAAGALLIVLTACGGGETATGGGKGGQDPASQGSGKPENAASQAVVTILPKDGADSVATSGALKVTAAQGKLTTVTVADSKGAAVEGKIAADGASWAPSAHLSAGTQYKVHAIAKDAEGRESAKDTTFTTLVPKNTFIGHYTPEDGSTVGVGMPVSVNFTRGITDPEAVEKAIKVTAEPAVEIEGHWFGNDRLDFRPEEYWAAGTKVTVDLNLDGVEGRPGVYGKQKKTITFTIGRRQVSTVDASAKTMKIERDGAIIKTLPITAGAPSTTTYNGQMVISEKYKVTRMNGATVGFGGEYDIKDVPHAMRLSTSGTFVHGNYWAPKSTFGSSNVSHGCVGLSDTRGAGDSSTPAAWFFDRSIIGDVIVVKNSKDKQIQPENGLNGWNMPWSEWTA
- a CDS encoding L,D-transpeptidase is translated as MNRVWKRAGYALAVAGLMAGLVGCTGTDGQGGIDISLPGKARAPGDVIRVNPEDGSRGVPAEGPVEVRVDSGRLERVTVVQVEDAQRTRVAGEISADGLRWRPRADARLALAAKYSVDAVALDAHGRRSARHTTFTTVVPESRFIGYFKPENRSTVGTGMIVSFSFNRPIENRDAVERAVRITSDPPVEVVGHWFGKERLDFRPAAYWQPGTKVTVELALRDVEGAPGVYGIQRKKVGFTVGRSQVSLVDAAAHTMEVRRNGEVLTTVPITAGAPKTTTYNGKMVVTELYDVTRMDGRTVGFGGEYDIKDVPHAMRLTESGTFLHGNYWASPGTFGTANVSHGCVGLRDEKGGSADSPAGWFFDRTLIGDVVEVVNSRDRKVAPDNGLGGWNMDWVQWKAGSALR